In a single window of the Nodularia spumigena CCY9414 genome:
- a CDS encoding metallophosphoesterase: MHWLFTGRLRVDKITVKIADLPQSLQGTKLVQLTDFHYDGVRISEELLAQAIAASNEAEPDIILLTGDYVTDDPTPIHELALRLKHLQSRCGIYAVLGNHDIHYKHSKTEITSALTSIGVHVLWNEIAYPLGQELPIIGLAEYWSREFNPAPVMDILNSDIPRIVLSHNPDTAKILQKWRVDLQLSGHTHGGHIVLPGLGPAIFHYQKLLKQLPKKLRRWEPLLLGDCGKVVKYWEWAKGFHQVSNNQLYVNRGLGTYRPGRLFCPPEVTVITLVSL; encoded by the coding sequence ATGCACTGGTTGTTTACGGGACGTTTAAGAGTAGATAAAATAACGGTTAAGATTGCGGATCTACCACAATCTTTACAAGGTACAAAGCTGGTACAGTTGACAGACTTTCACTATGATGGTGTAAGAATTTCTGAAGAACTTTTAGCACAAGCGATCGCTGCTAGTAACGAAGCTGAACCTGATATAATTCTATTAACTGGCGACTATGTAACCGACGATCCTACACCAATTCACGAGCTAGCTTTACGACTGAAACATTTACAAAGTCGCTGTGGTATTTATGCCGTCCTCGGTAACCATGATATACATTACAAGCACTCAAAAACAGAAATTACATCAGCCCTTACTAGCATAGGGGTTCATGTCCTGTGGAATGAAATCGCCTATCCATTGGGACAAGAATTACCAATAATAGGACTAGCTGAGTATTGGTCACGGGAATTTAACCCCGCACCAGTTATGGATATACTCAATTCTGATATCCCCCGCATTGTTTTATCCCATAACCCAGATACTGCCAAAATTTTGCAAAAGTGGCGCGTAGATTTGCAACTATCTGGACATACCCACGGAGGTCATATTGTACTACCAGGACTTGGCCCAGCAATTTTTCATTATCAAAAGCTGCTGAAACAACTTCCTAAAAAACTGCGACGTTGGGAACCATTATTATTAGGAGACTGTGGGAAAGTAGTGAAATATTGGGAATGGGCAAAAGGTTTTCATCAAGTGTCAAACAATCAATTATACGTCAATCGCGGCTTGGGAACTTATCGTCCAGGACGTTTATTTTGTCCACCTGAAGTTACTGTAATTACCTTAGTTAGCCTATAA
- a CDS encoding metallophosphoesterase translates to MHWLLSGPLSIERLTVKIAGLPASLEGKKLVQMSDFHYDGLRLSEEMLEQAIAISNQLKPDLVLLTGDYVTTSTEPIHDLASRLKQLKSQAGIYAILGNHDIYYKHSKSEITNALTSIDINVLWNEIAYPLGEDLPLVGLADRYSPEFNPTLVMNQLNPDIPRIVLSHNPDTAELLQGWRVDLQLSGHTHGGQIVIPGLGPILVGYKKILQNVPQKVRYRFPCLRKNYLIIRHWEWSQGLHQVGNNQLYVNRGLGTYFPGRLFCPPEVTEIILQKA, encoded by the coding sequence ATGCACTGGTTGTTATCTGGACCGTTGAGTATAGAGAGATTAACGGTTAAGATTGCGGGTTTGCCGGCATCTTTAGAAGGTAAAAAATTGGTGCAGATGTCAGACTTTCATTATGATGGTTTGCGACTGTCAGAAGAAATGTTAGAACAGGCGATCGCAATTAGCAACCAATTAAAACCAGATTTAGTTCTATTGACTGGCGACTATGTAACTACAAGCACCGAACCCATTCATGACCTAGCTTCACGACTCAAACAGCTAAAAAGTCAGGCAGGGATTTATGCCATATTGGGTAATCACGATATATATTACAAACACTCAAAAAGCGAAATTACCAACGCCCTAACTAGCATCGATATTAACGTTCTATGGAATGAAATCGCCTATCCTTTAGGAGAAGATTTACCATTAGTAGGATTAGCGGATCGTTATTCACCAGAATTCAATCCTACACTAGTAATGAACCAACTAAATCCTGACATACCTCGGATTGTCTTATCTCATAATCCTGATACGGCGGAGTTATTACAAGGGTGGCGAGTAGATTTGCAATTGTCTGGTCATACACACGGTGGCCAAATTGTGATTCCCGGACTAGGGCCTATATTAGTTGGCTACAAGAAAATTCTGCAAAATGTACCTCAGAAAGTACGGTATCGCTTTCCCTGTTTGCGAAAAAACTACTTGATTATCCGTCATTGGGAATGGTCGCAAGGTTTACATCAAGTCGGAAACAATCAGCTATATGTCAATCGTGGTTTGGGAACTTATTTCCCAGGACGTTTATTTTGTCCTCCTGAAGTTACAGAAATTATCCTCCAAAAGGCATAG
- the pgeF gene encoding peptidoglycan editing factor PgeF codes for MHTWHWHNWQGLPYLTCSLLKDWHHGFFTQQFWPRSPEDLTKFMHPEASAYRLQQVHGNIVLTPQEIESQTRTEDSGLVPGDGLISQQPLQALWVASADCTPVLIGDVKTRQVAALHAGWRGTAAKIVPQAIARLRNQGSQLDDLRIAMGPAIAGEVYQVSLEVAAEVGASITPHTEEQQIIDALHELPNSPLLADPDPGKVRLDVRKVNVLQLESLGITAEQIAIAPYCTYQTPEYFFSYRREQQKKIQWSGIVM; via the coding sequence ATGCACACTTGGCACTGGCATAATTGGCAAGGACTACCTTATCTTACTTGTAGTCTCCTTAAAGATTGGCATCACGGCTTTTTTACTCAGCAGTTTTGGCCGCGATCGCCTGAAGATTTGACAAAGTTTATGCACCCAGAAGCATCAGCATATCGTTTGCAGCAGGTACATGGCAATATAGTTCTCACCCCACAAGAAATTGAGAGCCAGACAAGGACAGAAGATTCTGGCTTAGTTCCGGGGGATGGTTTAATCAGCCAACAGCCACTACAAGCTCTCTGGGTAGCTAGCGCCGATTGTACACCTGTATTGATTGGCGATGTCAAAACTCGACAAGTAGCGGCATTACACGCGGGTTGGCGGGGGACTGCGGCGAAGATTGTTCCCCAGGCGATCGCCCGACTACGAAATCAGGGTAGTCAACTGGATGACTTACGGATTGCTATGGGACCAGCCATCGCCGGTGAGGTTTACCAAGTTTCTCTGGAAGTAGCGGCGGAAGTTGGTGCTAGCATTACACCCCATACAGAAGAACAGCAGATTATCGATGCTTTGCATGAGTTACCAAATTCACCCTTATTAGCAGATCCCGACCCAGGAAAAGTCAGGTTAGATGTGCGAAAAGTCAATGTTTTGCAACTGGAAAGTTTGGGTATTACCGCCGAACAAATAGCGATCGCTCCTTACTGTACTTACCAAACCCCAGAATATTTCTTTTCTTATCGTCGGGAGCAACAGAAAAAAATTCAATGGTCAGGAATTGTCATGTGA
- a CDS encoding biotin--[acetyl-CoA-carboxylase] ligase, producing MGFDLQLWETALESGNRYTYLPKYLHIFESVPSTNQTLWDLLKQGADKNSIVIATQQTAGRGQWGRQWISPTGGLYLSVGIVPKLEATDSYQLTLASAWGIAAQLRQCGVSVGIKWPNDLVLYGRKLGGILTETKVHNGQIIQAVIGVGINWANPVPDTGINLETWQASQPTKAISCLEMLTNTVVLGIESGIDCLCQEGVSVLLSRYLDLLINIGDQVYINNLLGTVVGVTSQGNLHVSLETYDSTEIKTPEIYVEPGTISLGYSKSSVLL from the coding sequence GTGGGATTTGATCTGCAACTCTGGGAAACTGCTCTGGAATCGGGAAATAGGTATACTTATTTACCAAAATACCTACATATTTTTGAAAGTGTTCCTTCAACTAATCAGACCCTGTGGGACTTGCTCAAACAAGGGGCTGATAAAAACTCTATCGTAATTGCAACTCAGCAAACTGCTGGCAGAGGACAATGGGGTCGTCAGTGGATTTCTCCCACCGGGGGACTATATCTTTCGGTGGGTATTGTTCCTAAACTAGAAGCTACTGATAGTTATCAGCTCACGTTAGCTAGTGCTTGGGGAATTGCTGCACAATTACGACAGTGCGGCGTAAGCGTGGGCATTAAATGGCCCAATGACTTAGTGTTGTATGGTCGCAAACTCGGTGGCATTTTAACCGAAACAAAAGTCCACAATGGACAGATCATACAAGCAGTGATTGGTGTCGGCATTAACTGGGCTAACCCAGTACCCGATACTGGCATCAATCTCGAAACTTGGCAAGCTTCCCAGCCTACTAAGGCTATCTCTTGTCTAGAAATGCTCACGAACACAGTTGTACTGGGAATAGAATCCGGTATAGACTGTCTGTGCCAAGAAGGAGTAAGTGTACTCTTGTCTCGATATTTAGATTTATTGATAAATATTGGGGATCAGGTATATATCAATAACCTTTTAGGCACTGTAGTTGGCGTAACTTCTCAGGGAAATCTTCATGTATCTTTGGAAACATATGATTCAACTGAGATAAAAACACCAGAAATTTATGTCGAACCCGGTACAATCAGTTTGGGTTACTCTAAATCTTCTGTTTTATTATAG
- a CDS encoding riboflavin synthase, which produces MFTGLIQALGMMKPLGGDSWQITFVSQSSAVIMQDLAYGDSVAVDGVCLTVEKILNNGFIATASPETLRRTTLGEEETQQGYVNLEASLRVGGKVGGHFVMGHVDGIGQLVTAKQTASSWEMTFTAPEAIARYIVPKGSIAVNGISLTVAAYEPELSQFTVAVIPLTYDDTNLRSLVSGSWVNLEGDILGKYVEKFLSPSKQHPQTDMVTPEFLAEHGYL; this is translated from the coding sequence GTGTTTACAGGATTAATCCAAGCATTAGGAATGATGAAACCCTTGGGGGGCGATTCGTGGCAAATTACCTTTGTAAGTCAGTCCTCTGCTGTCATTATGCAGGATTTGGCTTATGGGGATAGTGTGGCTGTAGATGGAGTTTGCTTAACAGTAGAGAAGATTTTAAACAATGGGTTTATCGCCACGGCTTCACCGGAGACTCTACGCCGCACGACTTTGGGAGAAGAGGAAACACAACAGGGATACGTCAACTTAGAAGCTTCGCTGCGGGTGGGTGGTAAAGTCGGGGGTCACTTTGTCATGGGTCATGTGGATGGTATCGGTCAATTGGTAACGGCCAAACAAACGGCTAGTTCTTGGGAAATGACTTTTACTGCACCCGAAGCGATCGCGCGGTATATTGTCCCCAAAGGTAGCATTGCTGTGAATGGTATCAGCCTGACAGTAGCTGCATATGAGCCAGAATTGTCTCAGTTCACAGTCGCAGTTATTCCCCTCACCTATGACGATACAAATCTCCGTTCTCTTGTTTCTGGCAGTTGGGTAAATTTAGAAGGGGATATTCTCGGCAAATATGTAGAGAAATTTCTTTCCCCTAGCAAACAACACCCGCAAACCGATATGGTGACACCTGAGTTTTTAGCAGAACATGGGTATTTGTAA
- a CDS encoding bifunctional nuclease family protein, giving the protein MIEMRVAGIALDAITRSPIVLLKDASDRRALPIYIGQEQARAIMGALENQKPPRPLTHDLIVNLLESCSMILEKVIIHSLQKDTFYAALIVQQGEIKKEIDARPSDAIAVALRTNAPIWVMEEVVSDASIPVDRDADEAEQQAFREFISNLRPEDLIKGFGNGES; this is encoded by the coding sequence ATGATTGAAATGAGAGTCGCTGGCATAGCATTAGATGCCATAACCCGCAGTCCCATCGTACTTTTGAAAGATGCCTCAGATCGGCGGGCTTTACCAATTTATATTGGACAGGAACAAGCGAGGGCAATTATGGGTGCGCTGGAAAATCAAAAGCCTCCCAGACCGCTAACACACGACTTAATTGTAAATCTTTTAGAGTCATGTTCCATGATTCTCGAAAAGGTGATTATTCACTCATTACAAAAGGACACATTTTATGCGGCTTTAATTGTCCAGCAAGGGGAAATCAAAAAAGAAATTGATGCGCGTCCTAGCGATGCGATCGCCGTTGCTCTCCGTACAAATGCCCCAATCTGGGTCATGGAAGAAGTGGTTTCCGATGCTTCAATTCCCGTTGATCGCGACGCTGATGAAGCCGAACAGCAAGCCTTCCGTGAATTTATCTCCAATCTTCGCCCCGAAGATTTGATCAAGGGCTTTGGCAATGGCGAGAGCTAG
- a CDS encoding aldo/keto reductase — MQYRRFGKTNLHLSVFSLGTMRYLADVENAQQTIAKALALGVNHLETARGYGKSEEYLGAAIKAGLSLPRSQVYITTKIPPTVDADSMRRCIDESLERLNLDYLDCLGIHGLNTWEHLQWVQANGGFMKAVQEAVDDGRVRHVGFSTHASLDVILAAINTDLFEFVNLHYYYFFQRHAPAIQLAAQKDMGIFIISPADKGGRLYTPPQTLIDLCQPYSPLELNYRFLLSDHRITTLSVGSANPDELIEPLQVADSNNQLTKSEKLVFQTLEKHQKTALETDKCSQCYACLPCPENINIPEVLRLRNIAVAYDMTDYGKYRYGMFENAGHWFPGMKANRCTECGECLPRCPENLDIPALLADSHERLGGKNRRRLWE, encoded by the coding sequence ATGCAATACCGACGCTTTGGCAAAACTAACCTACACCTCTCGGTTTTTTCTTTAGGAACAATGCGCTACTTGGCTGATGTCGAAAATGCACAGCAAACAATAGCCAAAGCTTTAGCGTTGGGAGTAAATCATCTAGAAACAGCCAGAGGTTATGGCAAAAGTGAGGAGTATCTTGGTGCAGCTATCAAAGCCGGATTATCATTACCCCGTTCTCAGGTTTACATTACCACCAAAATTCCGCCTACCGTTGATGCTGATAGTATGCGTCGGTGCATCGATGAATCACTAGAGCGATTAAATCTAGATTATCTAGATTGCTTAGGGATTCATGGCTTAAATACTTGGGAGCATCTTCAGTGGGTGCAAGCCAATGGTGGCTTCATGAAAGCCGTCCAGGAAGCTGTTGATGACGGTCGAGTGCGACACGTTGGTTTTTCCACCCACGCGTCATTAGATGTAATTCTCGCAGCAATCAATACAGATTTATTTGAATTTGTCAATCTGCATTATTACTATTTTTTCCAACGTCATGCTCCAGCCATTCAGTTAGCAGCCCAAAAGGACATGGGCATTTTTATAATTTCCCCGGCTGATAAGGGAGGTCGCCTCTACACGCCACCCCAGACATTAATCGACCTGTGTCAGCCTTATTCACCTTTAGAATTAAATTACCGATTTTTACTCAGTGATCATCGGATTACTACTTTGAGTGTAGGGTCAGCGAACCCAGATGAATTAATAGAACCTTTGCAGGTTGCTGATAGTAATAATCAATTAACAAAATCAGAGAAGTTAGTTTTTCAAACATTAGAAAAACACCAAAAAACTGCTTTAGAAACTGATAAATGTAGTCAGTGTTATGCCTGCTTACCTTGTCCAGAAAATATCAATATTCCCGAAGTTCTGCGGTTACGAAATATTGCCGTAGCTTATGACATGACGGACTATGGAAAGTATCGTTATGGAATGTTTGAAAATGCTGGTCATTGGTTTCCTGGGATGAAAGCTAACCGTTGTACAGAATGCGGTGAATGTTTACCTCGATGTCCAGAAAATTTAGATATTCCCGCTTTGTTAGCAGATAGTCACGAAAGGTTAGGCGGAAAAAATAGGAGAAGACTGTGGGAGTAA
- a CDS encoding Uma2 family endonuclease, with amino-acid sequence MQVTQQRYYTPEEYLALEDAADYKSEYIDGEIIPMAGGTIDHNRISGNLYAALNFAFRQQNYEAFAGDLRLWIPQKRIYTYPDVMILADEPEFFNNRRDIIVNPQVIIEVLSKSTKGYDRENKFEAYRTIPTFQEYLLIDQTRIYVEQFFKTGKKQWSLREYDEEDQAIALNTIPFEIYLQDLYNKVTFEPVESNVDECS; translated from the coding sequence ATGCAAGTCACACAACAGCGATATTATACGCCAGAAGAATATTTAGCCTTAGAAGATGCTGCTGATTATAAAAGCGAATATATTGACGGGGAAATAATTCCAATGGCAGGTGGAACAATAGATCATAACCGAATCTCTGGCAATCTCTACGCGGCATTAAATTTTGCTTTCAGACAGCAGAATTATGAGGCTTTTGCAGGTGATTTGCGTCTGTGGATACCGCAAAAGCGTATCTATACTTATCCAGATGTGATGATTTTGGCGGATGAACCGGAATTTTTCAATAATCGTCGGGATATCATTGTGAATCCACAGGTGATTATTGAGGTTTTATCAAAATCGACTAAAGGCTATGATCGTGAGAATAAATTTGAGGCTTATCGAACTATTCCTACGTTTCAAGAATATTTACTAATTGACCAAACTCGGATTTATGTAGAGCAATTTTTTAAGACGGGAAAAAAGCAATGGTCGCTGCGTGAGTATGATGAGGAAGATCAGGCGATCGCACTCAATACTATACCCTTTGAAATTTACCTACAAGATTTATACAACAAAGTTACATTTGAGCCTGTGGAGTCGAATGTTGATGAATGTAGTTGA
- a CDS encoding extracellular solute-binding protein: MDRRSFLLGASGLALSQFLFGCGDSNQTKLNIQLLKGSIPSQIVRQFRQSLQQQVQLNFSPVEQIQDLFKQLQGWQDKSKTTDKPFWTRFIPFRKSPPAVASDLVTLGDYWLKAAIEQKLIQPLEEAEIKQLKHWSALDKTWQQLVTRDNQGNLDTQGNVWAAPYRWGSTVIVYNRQKLQSLGWTPQDWSDLWRDGLQERISIVDQSREVIGLVLKKLGESYNTENLDTIPNLENELRALNQQVKFYSSNNYLEPLIIGDTWLAVGWSSDIIPVLARYPQLAAVIPKSGTAIWADLWVRPTGVKKDTFSSQWIDFCWQPNIAKQISLLTRSNSPTFPNITSSERQEAFRSLLQSNREVFDQSEFLHSLPLLAIEQYESLFAKIKQG; encoded by the coding sequence ATGGATCGACGGTCTTTTTTATTGGGTGCAAGTGGACTGGCGCTTTCTCAGTTCCTGTTTGGTTGTGGCGATAGCAACCAGACAAAACTCAATATCCAATTATTAAAAGGTTCTATCCCCAGTCAGATAGTTCGTCAGTTTCGCCAAAGTTTACAGCAACAAGTACAGTTAAATTTTTCCCCTGTCGAGCAGATACAGGATTTATTTAAACAATTGCAAGGTTGGCAAGATAAATCAAAAACCACTGATAAACCTTTTTGGACTCGCTTTATACCATTTAGGAAATCCCCACCAGCAGTTGCATCTGACTTGGTTACATTAGGTGACTACTGGCTGAAAGCAGCTATTGAACAAAAACTCATTCAACCACTAGAAGAGGCGGAGATCAAACAGTTAAAACACTGGTCTGCTTTAGATAAAACGTGGCAGCAACTGGTAACGCGCGATAATCAAGGTAATCTGGATACTCAAGGAAATGTTTGGGCGGCTCCTTACCGTTGGGGTAGTACAGTAATTGTCTATAATCGTCAAAAGTTGCAGAGTTTGGGTTGGACTCCGCAGGATTGGAGTGATTTGTGGCGAGATGGATTACAGGAACGAATTTCTATAGTAGATCAATCTAGAGAAGTAATCGGTCTGGTTTTAAAAAAGCTAGGAGAATCCTACAATACAGAAAATCTCGATACTATACCAAACTTAGAAAATGAATTACGGGCATTAAACCAACAGGTAAAATTCTACAGTTCCAATAACTACCTAGAACCACTAATTATTGGAGATACTTGGCTAGCCGTTGGTTGGTCCAGCGACATCATACCCGTTCTGGCGCGTTATCCCCAGCTGGCCGCAGTTATTCCGAAATCAGGAACAGCAATCTGGGCAGATTTATGGGTACGCCCCACTGGAGTTAAAAAAGATACTTTTTCATCACAGTGGATTGATTTTTGTTGGCAACCAAATATCGCTAAACAAATTTCTCTGCTCACTAGAAGTAATTCGCCAACTTTTCCTAATATTACCTCATCCGAGCGTCAGGAAGCATTTAGAAGCTTGTTACAGAGTAATCGTGAGGTTTTTGATCAAAGTGAATTTTTGCATTCTTTACCTCTATTAGCAATTGAGCAGTATGAGTCTTTGTTCGCCAAAATTAAGCAAGGGTAG
- the cobT gene encoding nicotinate mononucleotide-dependent phosphoribosyltransferase CobT, producing MIRIYTQIKQGEEWIAKYRECLPVFGCVLGFTDTGLIPGISAAGSTPEDRKYTACADAEFLYYGAGRKPLYPLPPLTAGASPVLISRAVVEALNIPVYLFNAGLPQPPAVPVIDLGGSPAKCLSEGAAMNITTVHHLLKQGLLWGERLAANIPQGYVILGECVVGGTTTALGILTGLGVDAVGKVNSSHPVCNHTQKWAVVQAGLERMRASGGKLLDPLEIVAAVGDPMQVVVAGMAIAASRNCGVLLAGGTQMLAVYALISAIADTYDLSWQPTEVVVGTTRWVAEDPTGSTVDLALSLGKTIPPLLATQLSFANSRYPQLQAYEQGFVKEGIGAGAACIAASLRQNWQQHQLLTAIEAQLERLKSVNS from the coding sequence TTGATTCGTATTTATACCCAAATAAAACAAGGTGAAGAATGGATTGCTAAGTATAGGGAATGTTTACCTGTATTTGGCTGTGTTTTAGGTTTTACTGATACTGGTCTAATTCCGGGCATTTCTGCGGCTGGTAGCACTCCAGAAGATAGAAAGTATACAGCTTGTGCTGATGCTGAGTTTTTATATTATGGGGCTGGACGAAAACCTCTCTATCCCTTACCACCACTGACTGCGGGTGCTTCACCTGTGCTAATTTCTCGTGCTGTTGTTGAGGCGCTGAATATTCCAGTCTATTTGTTTAATGCTGGCTTACCTCAGCCTCCGGCTGTGCCAGTGATTGATTTGGGGGGTTCTCCAGCTAAGTGTTTAAGTGAAGGTGCTGCTATGAACATCACAACGGTACACCACTTGCTGAAGCAAGGGCTACTGTGGGGAGAGCGCCTGGCTGCCAATATTCCACAAGGGTATGTGATTTTAGGTGAGTGCGTTGTCGGAGGTACTACAACCGCTCTGGGAATTTTAACTGGCTTGGGTGTAGACGCAGTGGGAAAAGTCAACAGTAGCCACCCTGTTTGTAATCATACACAAAAGTGGGCGGTGGTACAAGCGGGGCTGGAGAGGATGAGGGCATCTGGGGGAAAATTATTAGATCCCTTAGAAATCGTGGCTGCGGTAGGTGATCCGATGCAGGTGGTGGTGGCGGGAATGGCGATCGCCGCTAGTCGCAATTGTGGTGTTTTGCTGGCGGGTGGTACACAAATGCTGGCAGTTTATGCTTTAATAAGTGCGATCGCTGATACTTATGATTTATCTTGGCAACCAACAGAAGTCGTCGTAGGTACAACCCGTTGGGTAGCAGAAGATCCCACTGGTAGCACCGTTGATTTAGCTCTCAGTTTAGGTAAAACAATCCCTCCCCTACTTGCCACTCAGTTAAGTTTTGCTAATTCTCGTTATCCCCAACTCCAAGCTTATGAGCAGGGCTTTGTCAAAGAAGGTATAGGGGCTGGGGCTGCTTGTATCGCTGCTTCTCTGAGGCAAAATTGGCAACAACATCAACTATTAACTGCCATTGAAGCTCAACTAGAACGGCTTAAATCAGTGAACAGTTAA
- a CDS encoding DUF2232 domain-containing protein, producing the protein MSISDSLPDENPSPEFPNSLNKHLEPEQLTRPRLKVDAPLRMVETAFLASAASLIWFINFYFPLGPVLRIFFPVPIALVYLRWGKRAAWMAAVTSGLLLSVLMGPVRSLLFVMPFAFMGVLLGATWHRRVPWIVSITLGTLLGTLGVFFRLWLLSVLSGEDLWVYVINQVTELIEWAFLRLELLASPSLFLIQVGAVALIVLNNFIYLFMVHLAAWLLLDRLGNPIPRPPEWVQVLMDYEG; encoded by the coding sequence ATGAGCATTTCAGATTCTCTCCCAGATGAAAACCCATCTCCTGAATTTCCCAACTCTCTCAACAAACACTTAGAACCAGAGCAGTTGACGCGACCTAGACTAAAAGTTGATGCGCCTTTAAGAATGGTGGAAACAGCATTTTTAGCCAGTGCAGCTAGCTTGATTTGGTTTATTAATTTCTATTTTCCTTTGGGGCCAGTATTACGGATATTTTTTCCCGTACCCATCGCTTTAGTTTACCTGCGCTGGGGCAAAAGAGCGGCGTGGATGGCTGCTGTTACTTCCGGGTTGTTACTATCAGTGCTGATGGGGCCTGTTCGTAGTCTATTATTTGTTATGCCTTTTGCTTTTATGGGTGTGCTGTTAGGGGCAACATGGCATCGTCGTGTCCCCTGGATTGTATCTATTACTTTGGGTACACTTTTGGGTACATTAGGGGTGTTTTTTCGGCTGTGGTTGCTGTCTGTGTTGTCGGGTGAAGACCTGTGGGTTTATGTGATTAACCAGGTAACAGAATTGATAGAGTGGGCATTTCTGAGGCTGGAATTATTAGCTAGTCCTAGTTTGTTTTTGATACAAGTAGGAGCCGTGGCTTTAATTGTGCTGAATAATTTTATTTATCTGTTTATGGTACACCTGGCAGCATGGCTGTTATTGGATCGCTTGGGAAATCCTATTCCCCGTCCGCCAGAATGGGTACAGGTTCTTATGGATTATGAAGGTTGA
- a CDS encoding Crp/Fnr family transcriptional regulator: MEDRYSLQATSNAWMISSAPFFQGLPAAAIELALTHLVTRTHPANQVILLENDWGGAVYFILDGWVKIRTYNMEGKEVTLNIIGKGELFGEMGALDEVPRSTDVITLTSTMIGSMPSQDFVKLLHTEPLAGLRLSQLMARRLRQVNRRLRLRESDSQSRVADTLLFLAEGQGTQGQTGTEIPNLPHRELSSLSGLARETVTRVLTRLEKKGLITKYPEIICIPDLSALEKMIV; encoded by the coding sequence ATGGAAGACCGATATAGCCTGCAAGCAACCAGCAATGCCTGGATGATCTCTTCGGCTCCCTTTTTTCAAGGGTTGCCAGCAGCCGCTATAGAATTAGCGCTGACCCATCTTGTTACCCGTACACACCCTGCCAACCAAGTGATTCTGCTGGAGAATGACTGGGGTGGTGCTGTATACTTTATATTAGATGGTTGGGTAAAAATTCGTACCTACAATATGGAAGGTAAAGAGGTAACACTGAATATTATTGGTAAAGGGGAATTGTTTGGTGAAATGGGGGCGTTAGATGAAGTACCTCGTTCCACTGATGTGATTACCTTGACTTCAACGATGATTGGTAGTATGCCATCTCAGGATTTTGTCAAGTTACTTCATACAGAACCCTTGGCGGGGCTGCGATTGTCACAATTAATGGCTCGACGCTTACGACAAGTCAACCGTCGCCTGCGATTGCGAGAATCTGATAGTCAATCACGAGTAGCTGATACTTTGTTATTTTTGGCAGAAGGACAGGGAACACAAGGGCAAACTGGTACAGAAATTCCCAATTTACCTCACAGAGAATTGAGTAGTTTGAGTGGACTGGCTAGGGAAACAGTTACAAGAGTATTAACAAGGCTAGAAAAAAAAGGGTTAATTACAAAATATCCAGAGATCATTTGTATTCCTGATTTGTCAGCTCTGGAAAAAATGATCGTGTAA